One region of Culex pipiens pallens isolate TS chromosome 2, TS_CPP_V2, whole genome shotgun sequence genomic DNA includes:
- the LOC120427903 gene encoding uncharacterized protein LOC120427903 encodes MNDDNYSTTTELLRIPDQTSSDGDDRSSVIVQLKAGSSATLPAGIGGKKRRTTAAAGGVNALDGVISTKNHLKLVSKELEWERRFRDDQLSRILKALIYFEARLQSEHKAIRQQLHEKDDVINRQSDTINRMKRKLGEDSGDGGELPEVAQFCPRCRKNYYGVEFRCSGTQTAEYREDGRESVNTENLSLNSVEYASSSEDQDSSLYVLRANSFKDARRSRKYTSKRSYQGYSRPSRQCSFKSTASSVSNMGVGSGKPPIDGMAGGGAECNETYENIEPNTNVPKIVIYENYESDKENKEGGNNYDVVEPSYSNRMDSMHGIKGAPCPRILEDGTETDGARTDGEDGEYNTRKYTEGMEMKQTIETNDDWYASASDMEDSDTALGKPYSNAAVNPVLECVNQILLQQSMDGFGETNKDPSSSNAEDDLYIKAQEPPKEPSAVRSKRVHFSTQNSMVQVPRINLQPSPAPRKDDKGSPTYEIQSIYSNEYEPIGSEQNSYSNYYVDMESKLGSEDRERELAAAEKRKVPPALPPKPANLLKLQQISKQQRLVQINKTSVAKSCASDIAESEPDYCSISEIQDSVKCVQIVAEIHKEACEDDYSVVDEEMEEDVESKKSADPEESFADVPKLPNVAEIVPPKKESGGKFISQDNYITKSNGGTPVKVTPTKKDGEFREQLSEIIAEINKQSPAIRNASKKHVPVKDLGMGFRNASNIPTLGFQSKLKPVDKMSFLSKMNSGSVSNISLNAKINGSLPKPARPLALKSNLQLKPLSTSLNSSGNLNSLVPGSPSKTGTFIPNLRSPSSQNGHSPTKTSPLKKPTPVIIAEDSKLPIQAEFDWYNLDAEYGKSNNQPDIIIEADPVPPGDEPPLETDDKLEEDSANGHSSEASGSDLENVEYNLDEAYKTLAPLVQPPDIIQQKTSPPTTPLKNGKIPYNSLSFKELMALNETPKIEKISAAATDAANGNYEHFLDDSGLCSKPIILPRKKRVYYSGPFV; translated from the exons ATGAACGACGACAACTATTCAACCACGACGGAGCTGCTCCGCATCCCTGACCAAACCAGCTCGGACGGGGACGATCGCAGCAGCGTAATCGTACAGCTGAAGGCGGGCTCCTCGGCAACCCTTCCGGCCGGAATCGGTGGCAAGAAACGTCGAACTACTGCCGCCGCCGGCGGCGTCAACGCCCTGGACGGGGTCATCAGCACCAAGAACCACCTGAAGCTAGTCAGCAAGGAGCTCGAGTGGGAGCGTCGCTTCCGGGACGATCAGCTGTCGCGGATACTGAAGGCGCTGATCTACTTCGAGGCGCGACTCCAGAGCGAACACAAAGCCATCCGGCAGCAGCTGCACGAGAAGGATGACGTCATCAACCGGCAGAGCGACACGATCAACCGGATGAAGCGGAAGCTGGGCGAGGACAGTGGGGACGGCGGTGAGCTGCCCGAGGTGGCGCAGTTTTGTCCGCGGTGTCGCAAGAACTACTACGGGGTGGAGTTCCGCTGCAGTGGAACGCAGACGGCGGAGTACCGGGAGGATGGTCGGGAGAGTGTGAATACGG AGAACCTCTCGCTGAACAGCGTCGAGTACGCCTCGTCGAGCGAGGACCAGGACTCGTCGCTGTACGTGCTGCGCGCCAACTCGTTCAAGGACGCGCGACGGAGCCGCAAGTACACCAGCAAGCGCTCCTACCAGGGCTACTCGCGGCCATCGCGGCAGTGCAGCTTCAAGAGTACGGCGAGTAGCGtcagcaatatgggtgtcggCAGCGGAAAGCCTCCGATTGACGGGATGGCTGGTGGTGGCGCCGAGTGCAACGAAACTTACGAAAACATCGAACCAAATACGAATGTGCCTAAAATTGTGATTTACGAGAATTATGAGAGCGATAAGGAGAACAAGGAGGGCGGGAATAACTACGACGTGGTGGAGCCGAGCTATTCGAACCGGATGGACTCGATGCACGGGATAAAGGGGGCGCCCTGTCCGAGGATTCTGGAGGACGGGACGGAGACGGACGGGGCGCGGACGGATGGGGAAGACGGGGAGTACAACACGCGGAAGTACACCGAGGGGATGGAGATGAAGCAGACGATCGAGACGAATGACGACTGGTACGCGAGTGCGAGCGACATGGAGGACTCGGACACGGCGCTGGGGAAGCCGTACAGCAACGCGGCGGTCAATCCGGTGCTGGAATGTGTGAACCAG ataCTTCTCCAGCAATCGATGGATGGCTTTGGAGAGACCAACAAAGACCCGTCGTCCAGCAACGCCGAGGACGATTTGTACATCAAGGCGCAGGAACCGCCGAAGGAACCTTCCGCGGTACGCTCAAAGCGGGTCCACTTTTCCACCCAGAACAGCATGGTGCAGGTTCCTCGGATCAACCTGCAGCCATCGCCGGCGCCTCGTAAGGACGACAAGGGCTCACCAACGTACGAGATCCAGAGCATCTACAGCAACGAGTACGAACCAATTGGCTCGGAGCAGAACTCATACTCGAACTATTACGTGGACATGGAATCGAAGCTCGGTTCGGAGGATCGCGAGCGGGAGCTGGCCGCGGCGGAGAAGCGCAAGGTACCACCGGCACTGCCACCAAAGCCGGCGAATCTGCTAAAACTGCAGCAAATCTCGAAGCAGCAGCGACTGGTACAAATCAACAAGACGTCCGTGGCGAAGAGTTGTGCCAGCGATATCGCCGAGTCCGAACCAGACTACTGCTCGATCAGCGAGATTCAGGACTCGGTCAAGTGTGTTCAGATCGTGGCGGAGATCCACAAGGAGGCGTGCGAGGATGACTACTCGGTGGTCGACGAGGAGATGGAGGAGGACGTGGAAAGCAAGAAGAGTGCCGATCCGGAAGAGTCGTTTGCCGATGTGCCGAAGCTGCCGAACGTGGCGGAGATCGTTCCGCCGAAGAAGGAAAGCGGAGGGAAGTTCATCAGTCAGGACAATTACATCACCAAGTCGAATGGGGGAACGCCGGTTAAGGTTACGCCGACGAAGAAAGACGGCGAGTTTCGAGAGCAGCTGTCGGAGATCATTGCCGAGATCAACAAGCAATCCCCAGCGATTAGGAACGCCTCCAAGAAGCACGTGCCGGTGAAGGATCTTGGAATGGGCTTCCGGAATGCTAGCAATATCCCAACGCTCGGTTTCCAGTCCAAGCTGAAACCGGTTGATAAGATGAGTTTCCTCAGCAAAATGAACTCCGGATCGGTTTCGAACATCAGCTTGAACGCCAAGATCAACGGTTCACTACCCAAGCCAGCTCGACCACTCGCCCTCAAGTCAAACCTGCAGCTGAAACCTCTCAGTACAAGCCTGAACTCGTCGGGCAACTTGAACTCGCTCGTGCCGGGCAGCCCCAGCAAGACGGGCACGTTCATACCAAATCTAAGGTCACCCAGCTCGCAAAATGGCCACTCCCCCACCAAAACATCGCCACTCAAGAAGCCGACACCGGTCATCAtcgccgaagacagcaaattaCCCATTCAAGCGGAGTTTGATTGGTATAATTTGGACGCCGAGTACGGCAAGTCTAACAACCAGCCCGACATCATCATCGAGGCGGATCCGGTGCCACCGGGCGACGAACCACCGCTAGAAACCGACGACAAACTCGAAGAAGACTCCGCCAACGGGCACAGCTCCGAAGCCAGCGGCAGTGACCTCGAAAACGTCGAGTACAACCTGGACGAGGCGTACAAAACGCTGGCCCCGCTCGTGCAACCTCCGGACATCATCCAGCAGAAGACCAGCCCGCCCACGACCCCACTCAAGAACGGCAAGATCCCGTACAACAGCCTCTCCTTCAAGGAGCTGATGGCGCTCAACGAAACGCCCAAGATCGAGAAGATCAGCGCGGCCGCGACGGACGCCGCCAACGGGAACTACGAGCACTTCCTGGACGATTCCGGCCTCTGCTCCAAGCCGATCATCCTGCCCCGCAAGAAGCGCGTCTACTACTCGGGACCGTTCGTCTAA